One window of Sulfolobales archaeon genomic DNA carries:
- a CDS encoding radical SAM protein — protein MGRIRIEGRDLYREWVSGYPIGCELCVEGDKTVIFITGVCHDNCFYCPISVGRMGWDSIYVDEERVEDLEDVISYIEIVGGRGASITGGDPLIVIDKTSYIIRRLKESFGERFHIHLYTSGRYADLGSLKILERAGLDEIRFHPVDRRYLERIRTAVRETSMSVGAEIPVIPGDEDRIRDLILYLESIGAEFINLNELEVSERNKEALMFRGFRISSDGISVEGSRETAYKILRWARDQGLRIRVHFCSSKLKDAIQTMRRYRRIAMRVALPHQKIGEDGILSWIEISCGSRSRVVEKILSGYEYYYRDGVYYVHPDINRDRVKELKKICRVKLVERMPLVLGNVSRENLIENVYEL, from the coding sequence ATGGGCAGGATAAGAATAGAAGGAAGGGATCTATACAGAGAATGGGTTTCAGGGTATCCGATAGGTTGCGAGCTCTGTGTAGAGGGTGATAAAACTGTTATCTTTATAACCGGTGTGTGTCATGATAATTGTTTCTACTGTCCTATATCGGTTGGTAGAATGGGTTGGGATTCTATTTATGTTGATGAGGAGAGAGTGGAAGATCTGGAGGATGTGATCTCTTATATAGAGATTGTAGGAGGTAGAGGTGCTTCTATAACAGGTGGAGATCCTCTGATTGTTATTGATAAGACTAGCTATATTATTAGAAGGCTTAAGGAGAGTTTTGGAGAGAGATTTCATATACATCTCTACACCTCAGGCAGGTATGCGGATCTTGGGAGTCTGAAGATTCTTGAGAGAGCAGGTCTTGATGAGATAAGATTTCATCCTGTAGATAGAAGATATCTTGAGAGGATTAGAACAGCTGTTAGAGAGACTAGCATGAGTGTGGGAGCTGAGATCCCTGTGATCCCTGGTGATGAGGATAGGATCAGAGATCTCATACTATATCTAGAGAGCATCGGAGCAGAATTCATAAATCTGAACGAGCTTGAGGTTTCTGAGAGGAATAAAGAAGCTCTCATGTTCAGAGGTTTTAGAATTTCTAGTGATGGGATCTCTGTTGAGGGTAGTAGAGAGACTGCTTATAAGATACTTAGATGGGCTAGAGATCAAGGGTTGAGAATAAGAGTGCATTTCTGCTCTTCGAAACTTAAAGACGCTATTCAGACTATGAGAAGATATAGAAGAATTGCTATGAGGGTCGCGCTTCCTCATCAGAAGATAGGTGAAGATGGTATTCTATCATGGATCGAGATCTCATGCGGATCTAGATCTAGAGTTGTTGAGAAGATCCTGAGCGGATACGAGTACTACTATAGAGATGGAGTATACTACGTGCATCCAGATATTAATAGAGATAGAGTTAAAGAGCTTAAGAAGATATGCAGAGTAAAACTCGTTGAGAGAATGCCTCTAGTGCTTGGAAATGTATCTCGTGAAAATCTTATAGAGAATGTATACGAGCTATAG
- a CDS encoding nucleotidyltransferase domain-containing protein produces MSKIAPAGEFREVLYSEEHMRILKDLREKSVRILSHLERKSLKGFVHGSVARGDVNRYSDIDIVILDMVNPALLSAAIEELGGYSHAEIIMATPSHTPKIYFYLDSQESIVISTSLGRLGLVEAEFYRFGGVLDLRGLLRNERVPGVDKRLMLIIPTEKGHIERSIIGYESEVARILGISIETVLDRVRALTRRDEHGRTGVFIKRRILYGEPVENVIDRLCREEPVFRRRASSYVCD; encoded by the coding sequence ATGAGTAAGATAGCTCCAGCAGGAGAATTTCGAGAGGTTTTATACTCAGAAGAACATATGAGAATACTCAAGGATCTCAGGGAGAAGAGCGTTAGAATACTATCTCATCTAGAGAGAAAAAGTTTAAAAGGATTCGTTCACGGATCTGTTGCCAGAGGAGATGTGAACAGATATAGCGACATAGATATAGTTATACTAGACATGGTAAATCCAGCACTACTCTCAGCAGCTATAGAAGAGCTGGGAGGATATAGTCATGCTGAGATAATAATGGCAACACCTTCTCACACACCTAAAATATACTTCTACCTAGATTCTCAGGAGAGTATTGTCATATCAACATCTCTAGGAAGACTAGGTCTCGTTGAAGCAGAGTTCTACAGATTCGGAGGAGTTCTAGATCTCAGAGGTTTACTCAGAAATGAGAGAGTTCCAGGAGTTGATAAAAGACTCATGCTCATAATACCTACTGAGAAAGGTCATATAGAGAGATCTATCATAGGATACGAGTCAGAGGTAGCAAGAATCCTGGGCATATCAATAGAAACAGTGCTAGACAGAGTGAGAGCACTCACGAGAAGAGATGAACATGGGAGAACAGGTGTTTTTATCAAGAGAAGAATACTCTACGGAGAACCTGTAGAGAATGTTATAGATCGTCTATGCAGAGAAGAACCTGTTTTTAGAAGGAGAGCATCTTCCTATGTATGTGACTAG